The segment TTTAACTTTACTTACTATTGCTTTAAGTGGTACAGCACCAACCTGTTCAGCAGCTCCATCATTTATTACTGTTTTAGGTACTCCAGATACACCAAACTTATCAGAAAGCTCTGGGAATTCTACTGCTTCAACCATATCTCCTCTTATATTATCATTAACCATTGCCATTTGATGTGCTACTCTAACTGCACGTGGACAATATGGACAACTTGGAGTAATAAATACCTGTAGTTTTACTTCAGAATCTATTTCTTTAATCTTTTCTATCATATCTTCGGGAATATCAGGCACTTCACGAGAAAGATCAATTATACCTTCAATTATAGTATTAAATTCATAACCTGAAGGAATTCCATATAAACGGACTCCCCTATCTTTACCATCTTCATCTACAAAAATTGTAGCAGGAGCCATTTCAATATTGTATTTTTCAGCTTTATCACTATCGAGATCATTTACTTCCAGACTAATTCTATCATCCAATTCACTGATCTCAGTTAATATTGCTTCAGTATCTTCACAGTATTCACAATCATCTTCTTTGGAGAAATAAAGTATATTTACGTCTCCCTCCATTTTATCGGAAAACATATCTTTTATTTTCTTTTGTTCATCTTCACTAATCTTAGGCATCAAACCAACTCCTTTTAATAATTTTTTTTCACGTTTTATTTTCACTATTTAATATTATAACTGATTTTAGAATTTTTGAAGTTAAATACATTACATTTGTGAAAAAAAATTATTATTTTACTTAGGAGGCATTAAGGTTGCCTGTCCTTTAATTACCGCTTTATCTTTTTGATTAGTACAGATTGTTTTCATTACAACTCTATTTTTTTCTTCATTTTTTTCTATTACTTCAACTTCGGCAGTTATAGTATCATTGAATTTAACCGGGGCTCTAAATTCTAATTCCTGTTTTACATATATTGCTCCCGGTCCAGGAAGTTTAGTTCCCAAAACAGTTGAAATTAAGCCAGCACCTAACATTCCATGAGCTATTCGGCCCTCAAACATTGTATCATTTGCATACTCCTCATTAATATGAGCAGGATTAAAATCTCCAGTAACTCCTGCATAATTAACAACATCAGTTTCAGTTATAGTTTTTGTAAAACTTGCCTTTTCTCCCATTTCCATTTCTTCAATACTTTTTCCTTTTAACATTATTATCTCCTCCTCTTGTTATTTGTTATTATTTTCACATGTTGATTTAAAAAATATATTTGCTTTTTAAATACAGGCTCCCCAATTTAGGGGAACCTGC is part of the Halanaerobiales bacterium genome and harbors:
- a CDS encoding thioredoxin family protein, which encodes MPKISEDEQKKIKDMFSDKMEGDVNILYFSKEDDCEYCEDTEAILTEISELDDRISLEVNDLDSDKAEKYNIEMAPATIFVDEDGKDRGVRLYGIPSGYEFNTIIEGIIDLSREVPDIPEDMIEKIKEIDSEVKLQVFITPSCPYCPRAVRVAHQMAMVNDNIRGDMVEAVEFPELSDKFGVSGVPKTVINDGAAEQVGAVPLKAIVSKVKKAIA
- a CDS encoding MaoC family dehydratase, whose amino-acid sequence is MLKGKSIEEMEMGEKASFTKTITETDVVNYAGVTGDFNPAHINEEYANDTMFEGRIAHGMLGAGLISTVLGTKLPGPGAIYVKQELEFRAPVKFNDTITAEVEVIEKNEEKNRVVMKTICTNQKDKAVIKGQATLMPPK